In Vigna unguiculata cultivar IT97K-499-35 chromosome 3, ASM411807v1, whole genome shotgun sequence, a single genomic region encodes these proteins:
- the LOC114176845 gene encoding protein STRUBBELIG-RECEPTOR FAMILY 3-like codes for MGCWNSDMNLYIFFFSMLIFGATFCVADTDPLDVAAINSLYVALGSPPLEGWKAIGGDPCLEQWEGVRCVFSNITALLLGGMSLSGQLGSNLDFPSIIELDLSNNQIGGAIPSTLSPTLRNLSLSANQLNGSIPDALSSLTQLSDLSLKDNHLKGEIPDAFLHFTDLVNMDLSGNNLSGQLPPSMGNLSSLTTLHLQNNQLSGTLFVLQDLALQDLNIENNIFSGPIPPELLSIPNLRKDGNPFNTTIIPSPPAASPAPLAMAPSPAISPWKVANNPSATTIKAPMPAIAERSFRTKKLVWIVGAGFLIFIALGVCLLMLWFFKRKPENKSYKKHNMNVYKRSLHKRTSSDSPFEATDDEEKGWSSKLPPLQPAPPHQLPIIPGENLIINRAIFGEATKRQIVTNSIKVYTVASLQQYTNSFSLENYIGEGMLGPVYRAELPDGKLLAVRKLNITASIGLNHEQFLQLASSVSKIQHANIVKLMGYCAEHSQHLLAYEYCSNGTLHDALHSDAKLQINLSWDDRIQVSLGAARALEYLHEYFQPPIVHGNFTSANVLLNDKLEVQVSDCGLVSLLSSGSSSRLSGHQLTGNGYSAPEYENGSYTLQSDVFSFGVVMLELLTGRKSYDSSLPRGEQFLVRWAIPQLHDIDALSKMVDPSLNGEYPKKSLSRFADIISSCIQHEPEFRPAMSEIVQDLLRMM; via the exons ATGGGTTGTTGGAATTCAGACATGAATTTgtacattttcttcttttcaatgTTGATTTTCGGTGCAACTTTCTGTGTTGCGGACACTGATCCTCTTGATG TTGCGGCAATCAATAGTTTGTATGTGGCTCTTGGCTCACCACCCCTCGAGGGGTGGAAAGCCATAGGAGGAGATCCATGCTTGGAACAATGGGAAGGTGTGCGTTGTGTCTTCTCCAACATAACTGCTTT GCTACTGGGAGGCATGAGTTTAAGTGGACAACTGGGAAGTAATTTGGATTTCCCATCCATCATAGAATT GGATCTTAGCAACAACCAGATTGGAGGGGCCATTCCATCCACTTTGTCCCCTACTTTAAGGAACTT GTCACTCTCAGCTAATCAATTAAATGGAAGCATTCCAGATGCCTTGTCCTCATTAACTCAATTGTCAGACTT GTCATTAAAAGATAACCATCTGAAAGGAGAAATTCCAGATGCATTTCTACACTTCACTGATTTGGTGAATAT GGATCTGTCTGGAAACAACTTGAGTGGTCAGCTGCCTCCTTCAATGGGGAATTTGTCATCTCTTACCACATT aCATTTGCAGAACAATCAACTTTCTGGGACCCTTTTTGTTTTGCAGGACCTCGCTCTTCAGGATCT GAATATAGAGAACAATATATTCTCTGGGCCAATTCCTCCGGAGTTGTTGAGTATCCCTAATCTGAG AAAAGATGGGAATCCGTTTAATACTACTATCATTCCATCACCTCCAGCTGCTTCCCCTGCACCCCTTGCTATGGCTCCTTCCCCTGCAATATCACCTTGGAAAGTGGCCAATAATCCATCTGCTACCACCATAAAAGCACCAATGCCTGCAATTGCTGAGAGGTCTTTCAGAACCAAGAAATTAGTTTGGATTGTTGGTGCaggatttttaatatttattgcaTTAGGAGTTTGTCTTCTAATGTTGTGGTTCTTTAAGAGAAAACCAGAGAACAAGAGTTATAAGAAACATAACATGAACGTGTATAAAAGATCTTTGCATAAACGTACAAGCAGTGACTCCCCTTTTGAAGCAACTGATGATGAGGAGAAAG GATGGAGTTCAAAACTTCCACCCTTGCAGCCAGCACCACCACATCAACTTCCAATCATCCCTGGAGAGAATTTGATCATTAATCGAGCTATATTTGGTGAAGCAACCAAAAGACAAATTGTAACAAATTCCATCAAAGTTTATACTGTTGCATCACTTCAGCAATACACAAATAGTTTTTCCCTAGAAAATTATATTGGGGAAGGCATGCTTGGCCCTGTTTATAGGGCTGAACTCCCTGATGGAAAG TTACTGGCAGTTAGGAAGCTGAATATTACTGCTTCTATTGGCCTAAATCACGAACAGTTTCTTCAATTAGCTTCCAGTGTCTCCAAAATTCAACATGCTAATATTGTAAAGCTTATGGGTTACTGTGCCGAGCATAGCCAACACCTACTTGCATATGAGTATTGCAGTAATGGCACCCTTCATGATGCATTGCATTCAGATGCTAAACTTCAGATTAACCTTTCATGGGATGATCGCATTCAAGTGTCACTTGGAGCGGCAAGAGCTTTAGA GTATTTGCATGAGTACTTTCAGCCACCTATTGTGCACGGAAACTTTACATCTGCTAATGTACTCCTCAATGACAAGTTGGAAGTTCAGGTCTCTGATTGTGGATTAGTTTCTTTACTATCTTCGGGCTCCTCTAGTCGG TTGTCGGGACACCAACTCACAGGTAATGGTTACAGTGCCCCAGAATATGAGAATGGAAGTTATACACTGCAAAGTGATGTCTTTAGCTTCGGAGTTGTAATGCTTGAACTTCTCACTGGCCGAAAATCCTATGACAG CTCACTGCCTCGTGGAGAACAGTTTTTGGTGAGATGGGCAATCCCTCAACTCCATGACATAGATGCATTGTCAAAAATGGTCGACCCCTCTTTAAATGGAGAGTATCCTAAGAAATCCTTGTCACGTTTTGCAGACATTATTTCTTCATGTATACAG